The DNA segment TACACTCACTGTACcccactaccattactgtaccccACTACATTACTGGTACCCCACTACCTCCCTGTACCCACACCATATTACCCTACCATTACTGTACCCCACTAGCATTACTGTACCCACTACATTTAtgtctctcctgttgtgtagatgggttctcagtctgtaacatgtctctcctctcctgttgtgtagatgggttctcagtctgtaacatgtctctcctctcctgttgtgtagatgggttctcagtctgtaacatgtctcctctcctgttgtgtagatgggttctcagtctgtaacatgtctcctctcctgttgtgtagatgggttctcaGTCTGTAACGTGTCTATTGATCGTTTATTTAACCCTTTGACTGTAAGGATTCATCATAACAGCTTTTTATCTGCCTTTCAGACTCTGTAGCGGCTGAGATCGGCTTCTCTGTGTACCCTCTGGGGGATGAGGAAGAGAGTTGTGCCTTCAGCCGTCTCAGTATGGAGAGTGACGCAGATGAGCCCTGCACCGCCACCGAGAGCTGCAGGGACCAGGAGGATGATCCAACCTCCCAGCCCGACCTCGAGCCCCCCTTCCCCCCCTACCTGTCCTGCCGGGGCTGCGGCCTGGATCTGGTGGGACCCTACTGCCACCGTTGCtgcaaaggaggaggaggaggaggaggggaattcAGCGGCTCGTTCGGTGGCTTTCGCTCCGGTTCGCGGTCACAAGCGGACGATAGCGAGGAAGGAGGGGACGTAACGGACGACAACTCCATAATGGGTGACGACGGTCCCAACTCCAAGCTCCACTCCTGCCAGTTGTGTGGGTTCTCCTCACGCTATGCCAATCACGTCAAGAGGCACATGAAGACTCACAACGGGGAGAAGCCGTACCACTGTCCCCTGTGTACCTACGCCTCAGCCCAGCTGGTCAACCTGCAGAGACACCTGAGGATTCACACCGGGGAGAAACCATACAGGTGTGACCGCTGCTCCTTCGCCTGCAGTTCCCTAGGCAACCTGAAGAGGCATCAGAGGATGCATGTGGCTGGACAGCCGGGACAGGGGGCGGGACAGGAAGCAGTCAGACCTGATCCCTCTGCCGTTGGCCCTCCTGCTGTTGGCCCTCCTCCTATTGGTCCTCCTGCTAGTAGGCATGGTCTTAAGAGGAAGGAGGAGCACAGTGCTTCAGCTGAAGGTATTTTTCAATTACACAgaaaaaatagaaacgcaacagTTTAAaggatttcactgagttacagtttatataaggaaatcagtcaattgaaatgaactcattaggccccaatctatggatttcacacgactgggaatacagatatgcatctattggtcacagatacagatAAAAAGTAGGGCTATGGattagaggtcggccgattatgatttttcaatgccgataccgattattggaggacaaaaaaagccgataccgatttatttattttttaaatttgttttttaaatatatatatcatacacacacacacatttttgtaataatgacaattgcaacaatactgaatgaacaatgaacacttattttaacttaatataatacatatatacacacacgcacacagctctgaagtgacaatgatactgaagagtctgcttaggagacaaatactctcaactgtttgaataaaaatgagtttaagttacctgtgatgaatgttgaaaacaaaaactttaatttctatatgcaggaaatcctattttaataatgggcatggtaagaattgacaaccaaagtgagagtcataattcccatgacacctagcaaaatctgaaaagcggttcttcatttattccataggatatttttagattcacttaaaataaggtctgtgtttcgtgtaggcttacatcaccgtgcaaattttataactgtgtagatatcataggacaaggtaactgatcaatattggctaaatataagcgaagataaaaaaaaattgtggagtggatttatgaaaatatgttgaacaaacgttaccttatctagtgagatttacacgggtatcaaaacgttgaggcggtttaagcctgcacgaaacacagaccttatttgaagtagatcaagacatttctctatggaagacatttATTAACAGGAATTAtaaacgcgtcgactatttctctctaaaccatatacctttcactaatccggaaactatcacctcgaaaacaaaacgtttatccgttccgtattttatctaacgggtggcatccatgagtctaataTTCCTGtttcattgcacaaccttcaatgttgtcataattatgtaaagttctggcaaattagttcgcaaagagccaggcggcccaaactgttgcatatgccctgactctgcgtgcaatgaacgcaagagaaatgacacaatttcacctggttaatattgcctgctaacctggatttcttttagctaaatatgcaggtttaaaaatatatacttgtgtattgattttaagaaaggcattgatggttaagtacacattggagcaatgacagtcattgattgattgttttttataagataaatttaatgctagctagcaacttaccttagcttactgcattcgctaacaggcaggctcctcgtggagtgcaatgtaatcaatgcaagattggatcccccgagctgacaaggtaaagaatctgtcgttctgcctcgtttttcctaggccgtcattgaaaataagaatgtgttcttaactgacttgcctagataaataaagataaaataaaggtgtaaaaaaWWttttttttttaattaataaataaaaatcggcgcccaaaaatacagatttccgattgttacgaaaatttgaaatcggccattccgattaatcggtcgacctctactatggatcagagaaccagtcagtatctggtgtgaccaccatttgcctcatgcagggaCACATcttcacagagttgatcaggctgttgattgtggaatgttgtcccactcctcttcaatgactctGCAAAGTTGTTGgattttggcgggaactggaacaggctttcgtacatgtcgatccagagcatcccaaacatgctcaatgggtgacatgtctggtgagtatagaggccatggaagaactgggacattttcagcttccaggaagtgtgtacaggtccttgcgacatggggccgtgcattatggggccgtgcattatcatgctgaaacatgaggtgatggcggcagatgaaaggcacgacaatgggcctccaggatctcgtcacggtatctctgtgcaatcaaattgccatcgataaaatgcaattgtgttcgttgtccgtagctttaTGCCtgctgctcataccataaccccacaatGGGGCAGTCTTTTCACAACGCTAACATCAGCAAACCCCTCGCCCACACGACGACGTActcgctgtctgccatctgcccggtacagttgaaacgtGGATTCATCCATCAAGAGCAGACTgttccagcatgccagtggccatcgaaggtgagcatttgcccattgaagtcggttacgaagctgaactgcagtcaggtcaaaaccctggtgaggagAACGAGCACATAGAGGAGcctccctgagacggtttctgacagtttgtgcagaaattctttggttgtgcaaacccacagtttcatcagctgtccaggtggctggtctcaaacaatcccgcaggtgaagaagctggcgtggttacacgtggttctgaggccggttggacgtactgccaaatcctctaaaacgacgttggaggcggcttatggtagagaaaagaacattcaattctctagcgGGCATTCCTGCAATTAGTATGACAATTGCACACtgcctcaacttgagacatctgtggtattatgccaaaactgcacattttacagtgggcttttattgtccccagcacaaggttcaatgatcatgctgtttaacttcttatggctgggatcccgttaacgggatcgatatgacaacagccagtgaaagtgcagggcgccaaattcaaaacaacagaaatctcataattaaaattcctcagacatacaagtatttcacaccattttaaagataaaaattgttgttaatcccaccacagtgtccgatttcaaaaaggctttacgacgaaagcacaacatatcattatgttaggtcagcacctattcacagaaaaacacagccatttttccagctaaagaaaggagtcacaaaaagcataaagagataaaatgaatcactaacctttgatgatcttcatcagatgacactcataggactttgttacacaatacatgtatgttttgttcgataaagttaatatttatatccaaaaatctcagttgaCATTGgcgtgttttgttcagtaattttTTGCctcaaacatccggtgattttgcagagagccacatcaatttacagaaatactcataataaacattgctaaaagatacaagtgttatacatggaactttagataaacttctccttaatgcaaccgcggtgtcagatttcaaaaaaactttacggaaaaagcacaccatgcaataatctgagtacagcgctcagagcccaaacaagccataaagatccgccatgttgtggagtcaacagatgtcagaatagcattataaatattcacttacctttgatgatcttcatcagaatgcactcccaggaatcccagttcaacaataaatgtttgatttgttcctaTTTTGATCACAGTCTAATCATTTATGTCCacaatacctcctttttgttcgccggcgttcatattacagttcgtagaaacatgtcaaacgatgtatagaatcaatctttaggatgttttttaacataaatcttcaataatgttccaaccggagaattcctttgtctgtagaaatgcgatggaacccAGTCGTatctatcacgtgaacgcgcatggtcagctcatggcactctgccagagccctgactcaagagccctcattcccccctccttcacagtagaagacatcaaacaaggttctaaagactgttgacatctgagtggaagccttaggaagtgcaatatggaCCAATATATCCACATCTGTTATATCTCATAGGTACGATGAGGTGAAAAAACTTAACCTCAGatgtcccacttcctggttggtttttgcctgccaatataGAGTTCTGTTATCTCACagacacatcattcaaaacattttagaaacttcagagtgtttttctatatCCAAattctactaatactatgcatatattagcagaACTAGgcctgagaagcaggcagttACTCTGGAGCACACTTATTCATCACTAGctctcaatactgcccccagccataagaagttaatcatcttcttgatatgccacacctgtcaatgGTATGGatattattatatagtatcttgggaaaggctcactaacagggatgtaaacaaatgtgtgcacaacatttgagagaaataagctttttgtttgtgttgaacatttctgggatcttttcatGTCCAGCTCATGAAAATGTTAACTAAAGAGTTAGGCCTGTATCAGTACTTCAGTTACACCATTTGGAATACTTTAAAGATGTGTTTCATGTatatttacatacatacacactaccgttcaaaaggttTTGGGGTCTCACTTAGAAGAAAAAGCAAATGATTTTGGTCCATTTAAATATaataacatcaattgatcagaaatcGGTGTAAGATGACTATTGTAGCCTGGAAACAGGCTgagataaaaaaaatgaatatctacataggggtacagaggaccatttatcagcaaccatccactcctgtgtttcaatggcacgttgtgttagctaatccagtttatcattttaaaaggctaattgatcactagaaaaccgttttgcaattatgttgcaCAGCTGAAacctgttgtcctgatttaaagaagcaataaaactgtccttcttatAGACTagtttgagtatctggagcatcagacaTTTgtggtgggttcgattacaggctcaaaatggccagaaacaaagaaccttcttctgaaacgtcagtctattcttttctGAAAATGAAGGCtgttcatgcgagaaattgccaaaactgaagatctcatacaacgccgtgtactactcccttcacagacagGCACAAACTGTCTCATACACCCAGAATAATAAAGAGGAAGTGGgagagccccggtgcacaactgagcaagaggacaagtacattagtgtctagtttgagaaacagaggcctcacacaagtcctcaactggcagcttcattaaatagtaccgcaaaacaccagtctcaacgtcaacagtgaagaggcgactccgggatgctggctcctaggcagagttcctcgtccagtgtctgtgttcttttgccctatcttaatcttatttttttattgcaGTCTGAGATATATGCTTTTCTTTGCATACTCCTGCCCTGATAGTCGCAGTTTATCTCGGAGTCCGCGCTCGTGCAATTCACCTGTTGGACGTTTGAGTACTGTGTTTTGCGGAGGTACTAttctttaatgaagctgccagttgaggacttgtgaggcgtctgtttctcaaattagacactttaatgtacttgtcctctgcagcagaggtaactctgggtcatcctttcttataccggtcctcatgagagccagtttcatcatagcacttgatggtttttgcgactgcacttgaagaaacgttcaaagttcttagtcttccgcattgactgaccttcatgtcttaaagtaatgatggactgttgtttctctttgcttgtttgagctgttcttgccataatatggacttggtcttttaccaaatagggctatgatctgtataccaaccctaccttgtcacaacacaacttaatgcgtttgagccaatcagaaggaaagaaattcaacaaatgtacttttaacaaggcacacctgttaattaaaatgcattccaggtgactacctcatttagctggttgagagaatgcaaagctgtcatcgaggcaaagggtggctactttgaagaatctcaaatatattgtaattttgtttaacacttttttttggttacgacatgattccatgtgtgttatttcataattttgatgtcttcactattattctacaatgtaaaaataaacaaaaaccctgtgtgtgtgtgatgactaaTTTGGCCCACCTCTGCTCTGATTTCAGAAGTGATGAGGTCTGATCTAAACCTCCACAACAGAGACTACCTGCCACGCTACAGCAGACAAAGGTTACCCCCGCCACTGGAGCAACAGCCCCCAAGACTTATTGAGGGGCCTGGACTTGGGGCTAGGGTCGGGGCTGGGACTTTAGGAAGGTGTTTGACTGGGACTAGGTCTGGGCCTGGAGTCAGAGCTGTGGTGGGAGTGAagtcagaggacacacacagagacactctccttcctctgctcTTCCCCTTTACCTGTCGTCTCTGTGGTATCCCCCTGGAGGATGAGGATGGCTCCACTGCGCAGATCTGTGCCAAATGCACCCTGGACATGCTGACCAAGGAGTCATCTGGCCCCAACAGCCCCGGGGAGCGTGGggataaggtctacacctgcagCGCCTGTCCCTTCCTCACCCACTACCCCAACCACCTGGCGCGACACATGAAGACGCACAGCGGAGAGAAGCCGTACAAGTGCCCTCAGTGCGACTACGCCTCCGCCCACTTCGACAACCTGAAACGCCACCACCGCGTGCACACGGGCGAGAAGCCGTACAAGTGCCACCTGTGTGACTACGCCTGCGGGAACCTGGCTAACTTAAAACGCCACCAGCGGGTCCACTCAGGCGCCAAGCCGTTCCAGTGCGCAGTGTGTAGCTACAGCTGTAACCAGAGTA comes from the Salvelinus sp. IW2-2015 unplaced genomic scaffold, ASM291031v2 Un_scaffold2022, whole genome shotgun sequence genome and includes:
- the LOC112072749 gene encoding zinc finger protein 513, which translates into the protein MPRRKQQNPQPVKLDSEDGVLTIGAPGSLTLKADFLLGHDLEFGDPGHDKILGLDDKYSDSVAAEIGFSVYPLGDEEESCAFSRLSMESDADEPCTATESCRDQEDDPTSQPDLEPPFPPYLSCRGCGLDLVGPYCHRCCKGGGGGGGEFSGSFGGFRSGSRSQADDSEEGGDVTDDNSIMGDDGPNSKLHSCQLCGFSSRYANHVKRHMKTHNGEKPYHCPLCTYASAQLVNLQRHLRIHTGEKPYRCDRCSFACSSLGNLKRHQRMHVAGQPGQGAGQEAVRPDPSAVGPPAVGPPPIGPPASRHGLKRKEEHSASAEEVMRSDLNLHNRDYLPRYSRQRLPPPLEQQPPRLIEGPGLGARVGAGTLGRCLTGTRSGPGVRAVVGVKSEDTHRDTLLPLLFPFTCRLCGIPLEDEDGSTAQICAKCTLDMLTKESSGPNSPGERGDKVYTCSACPFLTHYPNHLARHMKTHSGEKPYKCPQCDYASAHFDNLKRHHRVHTGEKPYKCHLCDYACGNLANLKRHQRVHSGAKPFQCAVCSYSCNQSMNLKRHMLRHTGEKPYKCQQCGYTTGHWDNYKRHQKKHGLATDGWVKVQMSGAHEEEGGEEEDEEERVAGQPQRKEEEAEMQYMSR